The following are from one region of the Pectobacterium actinidiae genome:
- the betI gene encoding transcriptional regulator BetI: MPKVGMQPIRRQQLIEATLAAINDVGMHDASIVQIARRAGVSNGIISHYFRDKNGLLEATMRYLISHLGLAVKSRLMNLAENTPRARLRAIVLGNFDDSQTNSAAMKTWLAFWASSLHSPMLHRLQQVNDRRLYSNLCVEFSRCLSKDNARIAAKGLAGLIDGLWLRGALSHDAFNREDALGITYAYIEQQLARA, from the coding sequence GTGCCTAAAGTCGGAATGCAGCCCATCAGACGGCAGCAACTCATCGAAGCGACGCTGGCCGCGATTAATGATGTGGGGATGCATGATGCCTCAATCGTACAGATTGCCAGACGTGCCGGAGTGTCGAATGGGATTATCAGTCATTACTTCCGCGATAAAAATGGCTTACTGGAAGCGACGATGCGCTATCTGATTAGTCATCTGGGGCTGGCGGTGAAATCAAGACTGATGAACCTGGCAGAAAATACGCCTCGCGCACGTTTGCGGGCGATAGTTCTGGGGAATTTTGATGATAGCCAGACGAATAGCGCGGCGATGAAAACCTGGCTGGCGTTCTGGGCCAGTAGTCTGCATTCCCCCATGCTCCATCGGCTACAGCAGGTTAACGATCGGCGACTTTACTCCAATTTGTGTGTTGAATTCAGCCGCTGCTTGTCGAAGGACAACGCGCGTATTGCGGCAAAAGGGCTGGCAGGTCTGATCGATGGGCTATGGCTGCGTGGTGCGCTAAGCCATGACGCCTTCAACCGCGAAGATGCGCTGGGCATTACCTACGCTTATATCGAGCAGCAACTCGCCCGCGCGTAA